The region TATGCGCGCATTCGACACCGTTGTCCATTGCTGTTCGGTGCGGCGAGTTTAGCCCGGTTTACCCTGGTCATTCAGCTTCGCTTAAACCACGTGACCCAAATGTCATCCCATCGTGCAGAAACGAGACTGAACCGTCACGGGACCCCCCTTGACGCTGGACACCTGTCTCGTTTCCCACCTGGCGAGTGAGCGATCTGCACATTTCCCACATGCCCCGGACACGACGAGGGGCCGCACCCGAGCGGGTGCGGCCCCTGTTCAGTCCTTCTGCGCGGGATCCGTTAGGCCTGCTTGCCTCCGAGGGTCTCCACGACCGTCTCCGCCACCTTGCGCATGGTCAGACGGCGGTCCATCGAGTTCTTCTGGATCCAGCGGAACGCCTCCGGCTCGCTCATCCCGTGGCGGCTCTGGAGCAGGCCCTTGGCCTGCTCCACCAGCTTGCGGGTCTCCAGCCGCTCCTGGAGGCCGCCGACCTCCGCCTCCAGCGCCGCCAGCTCGGCGTACCGGGAGGTCGCCATCTCGATGGCGGGCACCAGGTCGGCCTTGCTGAACGGCTTGACCAGGTACGCCATGGCACCGGCGTCGCGCGCCCGCTCCACCAGCTCGCGCTGGGAGAACGCCGTCAGGATCACCACGGGGGCGATCCGCTCCCCGGCGATCCTCTCGGCGGCGGAGAGGCCGTCGAGCACGGGCATCTTGATGTCGGTGATCACCAGGTCCGGTTTGAGCTCGCGAGCGAGCCGGATGGCGGTCTCCCCGTCCCCGGCCTCGCCGACGACGGCGTAGCCGTCCTCCTCGAGCATCTCCTTGAGGTCCAGGCGGATCAGGGCCTCGTCTTCCGCGATCACCACGCGGCTCTGCGTCCTCGTCACGTACATGAGGTTACCGAGATCCGCTAGGATGCTGATCGTCGGGCCCGGCAATGCTGGCCAATCGTGACATCACCGTTGGCCGACCGTCGCCGGGCCAACTCATAGGGGTCACTCCGAGATCGAACCGGACATAAGCCCCAAAGGCCCTGATAGCCCAACGGTAGAGGCAGCAGATTCAAAACCTGCACAGTGTGGGTTCGAATCCCACTCGGGGCACACAACAGACGAAAGCCGCCCACCGGGCGGCTTTCGTCGTTCCTGACATAACACCCCTGGCCTGGGAAGACGCCGCCGGTTTGTCGTAGGCGTGAGCAAGCCTGCACAGCATGCACTCATCCCACGTCCGCCGGTCGGCGGTCTCCATGCTGGACTCGGGTCTCTCCCGGACCGAGGTCTCCCGACGCCTGGGCGTCACCCCCGCCACTCTCCGGGTCTGGTCGCAGGACCGCTCCCTCATCGACAAGTACCGCGGCAACGGCGAGTGTCCCCGCTGCGAGCCGATCCCCCGACCGCCCACCGAGGCACGGGCCTACAGCCATCTCCTGGGCCTCTATCTCGGCGATGGCACCATCAGCGGCACCGGTGACCGCAGCCGGGGGGTGTGGCGCCTGCGCGTCTTCTGCACCGAGACCTGGCCCCGACTCGTCGAGGAGTGCGCGGCCTCCATGGGCACGGTGCTCCCCGGCCGCTCCGTCGGACGGATCACGCGAACGGGCTGCACCGAGGTGTACGCCGATGGGAAGCACTGGCCGTGCCTGTTCCCCCAGCACGGCCCGGGCAAGAAGCACGAACGCGCCATCGCCCTGGAACCCTGGCAACAAGAGATCGTGAACGCCCACCCGGAGGAGTTCGTCCGGGGCCTCATCCACTCGGACGGCTGGCGAGGCGTCAACCGGGTACGCCGCCGGACGCCCCAGGGCTGGAAGTACTACGAGTACCCCCGCTACGAGTTCATCAATACCTCTGAGGACATCGTGGATCTGCTGACCGCGGCTCTCGACCTCCTGGACATCCCCTGGAAAAGCCGGGCACAGCGACGGCCGCCGCACCAGGACAAGATCACCGTGTCGATCGCGCGGAAGGACGCCGTGGCACGGCTCGATCGGTTCGTGGGGCCCAAGGGCTAGCAAGAACCGGTTAGCGGTTTGGCCCCCGGTGCGCCGGGTGGGCGGTTCGGTCGGGGCGGAACGGGTGTAACTACCCGGCCGGTTCAGCACAAAAAGGGCCTTTTGTCACTTCATGCCCGGGCAAGGCGGGTCTAACCGGTCACATCACGGCCACAACCTGAGTACAACCCGTGGGTTCGGTCCCCGCCGCTGCCCGGATTCGATGATCCTTGAGAATCGGAGACGGGTTCTCAGGAGAGGAGCAGCCGGTGCTGACCGTGGCGGCCGGGGTGTTCGGCGCACTGGTGATCGGCGCCTGGGTCGTGGTGGCCTGGGGGTCCGGTCGGCGCCGCCCGTGGCTGCTGGCACCGCTCGCGCTGCTCGTCGTCGTCCTGGTGGCGGTGGCGCCCGGGTGGGCGTTCCTGCCCGCGGTGGCGGTGGCGGCCGGCTCCTTCGTCGAGCTGGTGCTGGGGTCGCGCGAGTCCCCCGCGCTGCGCACCCGCGACGCCGACGCCCCGCTGAGCACCGAGCGCTGGGCCGCTGCGGTGGCCGCGCCGTTCCGGGTGGCGCTGGCCGAGCCGTGGGACGTGGTGGCGCGGCCGACGCTGCGCCGCCAGTACCGGCGGCTGCTGGAGCGGCAGTGGGACGTGACGGACCGCGAGTCGCTGCTGGCGGCGGTCGAGCGGCAGATGGACGAGCTGCACCAGGGCCCGAGCCTGGACCTGGTGGTCGACCTGGCGGCGGGGGTGGCGCGTTCGCGGCTGCCGCGTGAGCAGGGCGGCCACTCCACCGGCGAGCAGGTGCGGTTGACGCCGGAGCAGGTGGGCCGGCTGCGGATGGTGACCGGGGTCGCCGAGGGCGACGAGACGGTGATCATCGGCGCCTACCAGTGGTGGAAGTCGGTGCACGTGATCCGGCTGGTGTGCGGGGGCGCGACCCTGGACTGGCTGAGCCCGGTGGAGTCGCAGACGACGCTGCGCCGGGTGGCGTCGGACCTCCAGCGGCGCTATTCCTCGTGGCAGCAGCTGTCAATGGCGTTCCACGCGGGTTATCTGCTGTGGCCCGAGAAGGGTGTGGAGGGCGACCACGGCGGCACCGACCGGGTGTGGGCGGCGCTGGGGATGCTGACGGAGGATCCGCGCAGTCCGTGGAACCTGCTGCCGTGGGACATGCCGTTGGAGCGGGTGATCCCGGAGCCCGGCGGCCAGGAGCAGGAGTCGCACCGCTGACCCGCCGGTCGTCCGACCGGCGCCGTTCCCCTACGGCCGCGCCCCGTCCCGCCTCGTCCCCGGTTCCCGTTCCCCTCGTCCCCGGCTCCCGGTCTCCCGGTCCCCTGCCGGGCCCTGGTTTTCCGGCGGCTCTCCGGCCCCGGTCCAGGTCCGGCTCCGCCCCGGGTCCGGCCCCGGTCCGCGGGCGCGGCTCATACGCCCCGGACCGGCAACCGGACGGTGAACGGCGTCAGCTTCCGTCCAGGGCGACGGTGTCGCCGAGGCGGTGGACGCGCAGGGAGTTGGTGGAACCGGTGGTTCCGGGCGGGCTGCCCGCCACGATGACGACCTTGTCGCCCTTGGTGTAGTCGCCGAGCTGGAGCAGTTCGCTCTCGACCTGGCGGACCATGTCGTCGGTGTTGTCGACCCAGGGGACGAGGTTGGTCTCCACGCCCCAGGTGAGGGACAGGCGTCCGCGGGTGGCGGTCTCGGTGGTGAACGCCAGCAGCGGGATGGGCGAGCGGTAGCGCGCCAGGCGGCGGGCGGTCTCGCCGGACATGGTGAAGGCGACCAGTGCCTTGGCGCCGATGGTGGCGCCGATCTCCGCGGCGGCGCGGGCGATGGCCCCGCCGGTGGTCTCGGGCACCCGGTTGAGGATGTGCGAGGCGCGCAGGGATTCCTGTTCGGCGGCGCTGATGATGCGCGCCATGGTCTCGACGGTCTCGACGGGGTACTGGCCGACGCTGGTCTCTCCGGAGAGCATGACGGCGTCGGCGCCGTCGAGGACGGCGTTGGCGACGTCGGAGGCCTCGGCGCGGGTGGGCCGGGGCGCTCCGATCATGGATTCGAGCATCTGCGTGGCGACGATGACGGGTTTGGCCTTGTCGCGGCAGCGTTCGATGGCGCGCTTTTGGACCATGGGGACGTTCTCGAGGGGGAGTTCGACGCCGAGGTCGCCGCGGGCGACCATGACGGCGTCGAAGACCTCGATGATGTCCTGGAGGCGCTCGACGGCCTGGGGCTTCTCGATCTTGGCGATGAGGGGGACGGTGACGCCCTCCTCGTCCATGATGCGGTGGCACTCCTCGGCGTCGGCGGGGCTGCGCACGAAGGAGAGCGCGACCATGTCGACGCCGTTGCGCAGGGCCCAGCGCAGGTCTTCCTCGTCCTTGTCGGTGAGGGCGGGGACGCTGACGGCGACGCCGGGGAGGTTGAGTCCCTTGTGGTTGGAGACGGTCCCGCCGTAGATGACGCGGGTGTGGACGTCCGTGCCGGTGGTCTTGGTGCATTCCAGCACGATGCGGCCGTCGTCGATGAGGACGCGGTCGCCGGGGCGGACGTCGCCGGGGAGTCCCTTGTAGGTGGTGGAGACCCGGTGGATGTCGCCGGGGACGTCCTCGGTGGTGATGGTGAACTCGTCACCGGGGTTGAGGTCGACGGGTCCGTCGGCGAAGGTGCCGACGCGGATCTTGGGTCCCTGGAGGTCGGCGAGGATGCCGACCGCTCGTCCGACCTCGTCAGCGGCGGCTCGCACGTTGGCGAGGTTGGCGCTGTGGTCGTCGTGGGTTCCGTGGCTGAGGTTGAGTCGGGCGACGTCCAGTCCGGCGCGGACGAGCCTGCGGAGGATCTCCGGGCTCGAGG is a window of Nocardiopsis changdeensis DNA encoding:
- a CDS encoding ANTAR domain-containing response regulator, translating into MVIAEDEALIRLDLKEMLEEDGYAVVGEAGDGETAIRLARELKPDLVITDIKMPVLDGLSAAERIAGERIAPVVILTAFSQRELVERARDAGAMAYLVKPFSKADLVPAIEMATSRYAELAALEAEVGGLQERLETRKLVEQAKGLLQSRHGMSEPEAFRWIQKNSMDRRLTMRKVAETVVETLGGKQA
- a CDS encoding helix-turn-helix domain-containing protein; this encodes MHSSHVRRSAVSMLDSGLSRTEVSRRLGVTPATLRVWSQDRSLIDKYRGNGECPRCEPIPRPPTEARAYSHLLGLYLGDGTISGTGDRSRGVWRLRVFCTETWPRLVEECAASMGTVLPGRSVGRITRTGCTEVYADGKHWPCLFPQHGPGKKHERAIALEPWQQEIVNAHPEEFVRGLIHSDGWRGVNRVRRRTPQGWKYYEYPRYEFINTSEDIVDLLTAALDLLDIPWKSRAQRRPPHQDKITVSIARKDAVARLDRFVGPKG
- a CDS encoding DUF1266 domain-containing protein; this encodes MLTVAAGVFGALVIGAWVVVAWGSGRRRPWLLAPLALLVVVLVAVAPGWAFLPAVAVAAGSFVELVLGSRESPALRTRDADAPLSTERWAAAVAAPFRVALAEPWDVVARPTLRRQYRRLLERQWDVTDRESLLAAVERQMDELHQGPSLDLVVDLAAGVARSRLPREQGGHSTGEQVRLTPEQVGRLRMVTGVAEGDETVIIGAYQWWKSVHVIRLVCGGATLDWLSPVESQTTLRRVASDLQRRYSSWQQLSMAFHAGYLLWPEKGVEGDHGGTDRVWAALGMLTEDPRSPWNLLPWDMPLERVIPEPGGQEQESHR
- the pyk gene encoding pyruvate kinase: MTRRAKIVATLGPATSSPEILRRLVRAGLDVARLNLSHGTHDDHSANLANVRAAADEVGRAVGILADLQGPKIRVGTFADGPVDLNPGDEFTITTEDVPGDIHRVSTTYKGLPGDVRPGDRVLIDDGRIVLECTKTTGTDVHTRVIYGGTVSNHKGLNLPGVAVSVPALTDKDEEDLRWALRNGVDMVALSFVRSPADAEECHRIMDEEGVTVPLIAKIEKPQAVERLQDIIEVFDAVMVARGDLGVELPLENVPMVQKRAIERCRDKAKPVIVATQMLESMIGAPRPTRAEASDVANAVLDGADAVMLSGETSVGQYPVETVETMARIISAAEQESLRASHILNRVPETTGGAIARAAAEIGATIGAKALVAFTMSGETARRLARYRSPIPLLAFTTETATRGRLSLTWGVETNLVPWVDNTDDMVRQVESELLQLGDYTKGDKVVIVAGSPPGTTGSTNSLRVHRLGDTVALDGS